Proteins from a genomic interval of bacterium:
- a CDS encoding pseudouridine synthase, whose protein sequence is MSRKKSDDYLWLAMNKPAEATTTRKEDWGRRTVYDLLPKGIPRVEAVGRLDRASTGLLLFTNDFKSAQELLDPENAISRVYQVVTDKPLPQEALTTLSEGLVLKGGTVCLPVKVRKSNTPASGRSYLFTLREGKYREVRRLVMHFGRKVRGLHRLSFGPVLLDQIKSGQVRPLALWEVSRLLKMAR, encoded by the coding sequence ATGTCGCGCAAGAAATCCGATGACTATCTATGGCTGGCAATGAACAAGCCGGCAGAAGCAACCACGACACGCAAGGAAGATTGGGGGCGGCGCACTGTGTATGATTTGTTGCCCAAGGGTATCCCGCGTGTGGAAGCGGTCGGGCGTTTGGACCGCGCCAGCACCGGTTTGTTGCTTTTTACCAATGATTTTAAAAGTGCGCAGGAACTGTTGGATCCTGAGAACGCAATTTCGCGCGTTTATCAGGTGGTGACGGACAAACCACTGCCGCAAGAGGCGCTGACAACTTTGTCAGAGGGCTTGGTTTTAAAGGGAGGGACAGTCTGTTTGCCGGTGAAGGTCCGGAAAAGCAACACTCCTGCTTCAGGCCGGTCCTACCTTTTTACACTGCGCGAAGGAAAATACCGCGAAGTAAGACGTTTGGTCATGCATTTCGGGCGTAAAGTCCGGGGGCTGCATCGTCTCTCTTTTGGTCCGGTTTTATTGGATCAGATTAAATCCGGTCAGGTCAGGCCGCTGGCCCTTTGGGAGGTCAGTCGACTCCTTAAAATGGCACGATAA
- a CDS encoding KpsF/GutQ family sugar-phosphate isomerase has translation MTTRQTANSPIIQDARRVLKIEAKAVANLVNQIGVEFEQAIEKIFSCQGRVVVCGLGKSGVIGQKIAATLASTGTPSIFMHASEAIHGDLGMLVSHDVVIGISNSGETGELVRLIPYMKRLGIFLIAMTGNLQSSLARNADVTLNVNVKEEACPHGLAPTASTTAVLAMGDALAVTLMNRRGFKPDDFSRLHPGGELGKRFIKIRDIMHKGNAIPKVARQAGLESAVYEMTRKRFGCVGVVDNKGKLVGIFTDGDLRRLVGKDTSLTKYKAGQVMTARPIVLREDELAIKAVRVMQDKRIFVLMVVNTQKQLIGVVHFLDLFDAGVV, from the coding sequence ATGACAACCCGTCAGACCGCAAACTCACCGATTATCCAAGACGCCCGACGTGTGCTTAAAATCGAGGCCAAAGCTGTCGCCAACCTTGTCAATCAGATCGGTGTCGAATTCGAACAAGCTATTGAAAAAATATTTTCCTGCCAAGGACGCGTGGTGGTATGCGGGTTGGGAAAATCAGGCGTGATCGGCCAAAAAATTGCCGCCACCCTGGCCTCGACCGGAACGCCGTCCATTTTCATGCATGCCTCGGAAGCGATCCATGGAGATCTCGGGATGTTGGTTTCCCATGATGTTGTTATCGGTATTTCCAATTCCGGCGAAACCGGGGAGCTGGTGCGTCTCATACCCTATATGAAGCGCCTGGGTATTTTTTTAATTGCCATGACCGGTAACTTACAGAGTTCTTTGGCGAGGAATGCTGATGTGACCCTCAATGTCAATGTCAAAGAGGAAGCCTGTCCGCATGGATTGGCTCCGACCGCCAGCACGACTGCGGTCCTTGCCATGGGGGATGCGTTGGCGGTAACCCTCATGAACCGTCGTGGTTTTAAACCGGATGATTTTTCCAGGCTTCATCCGGGCGGGGAGTTGGGCAAACGCTTCATCAAAATCCGCGATATTATGCATAAGGGCAACGCTATTCCGAAGGTTGCACGCCAGGCCGGCCTGGAAAGCGCAGTTTATGAAATGACCCGGAAACGATTTGGCTGTGTCGGCGTGGTGGATAATAAAGGGAAACTTGTCGGGATTTTTACAGATGGTGACCTGCGTCGCTTGGTGGGTAAGGATACGTCGCTTACTAAATATAAAGCCGGTCAAGTCATGACGGCTCGGCCGATTGTTCTGCGCGAGGATGAACTTGCAATCAAAGCGGTACGTGTTATGCAGGATAAACGGATTTTTGTTTTAATGGTTGTGAATACCCAAAAACAGTTGATTGGTGTCGTGCATTTTCTTGATTTGTTTGATGCCGGGGTAGTCTGA
- a CDS encoding HAD hydrolase family protein, which produces MLTRAALTARLKTIRFLVADVDGVLTDGGIVIDNLGHESKCFAVTDGLGLALARLGGLQTAFLSARESKVVTLRAQECGVSFVMQGKKQKGTAFDALCLQAGVKPAAVLYMGDDLLDMPVFEKAGLAIAVANAAPEVKAAAHFITKRQGGQGAVREVVERLLKAQGIWPRVLEQLLRRDAAKN; this is translated from the coding sequence ATGCTGACCCGGGCCGCATTGACAGCACGTTTGAAGACGATCCGGTTTTTGGTCGCGGATGTCGATGGTGTTTTGACGGATGGCGGTATTGTGATTGATAATTTAGGTCACGAGAGTAAGTGTTTCGCTGTTACGGATGGGTTGGGTCTGGCATTGGCACGCTTGGGAGGTCTCCAGACCGCATTTCTTTCTGCGCGGGAGAGCAAGGTTGTCACCCTGCGTGCGCAGGAATGCGGGGTTTCTTTTGTCATGCAGGGAAAAAAGCAAAAAGGTACGGCGTTTGATGCTTTGTGTCTTCAGGCCGGAGTGAAACCTGCTGCGGTGTTATACATGGGGGATGATTTGCTGGATATGCCTGTTTTTGAAAAAGCCGGACTTGCGATTGCAGTCGCCAATGCGGCCCCGGAAGTCAAGGCGGCGGCACATTTTATTACAAAAAGGCAGGGCGGTCAGGGCGCGGTCCGTGAGGTCGTGGAACGCCTGTTAAAAGCCCAGGGTATTTGGCCGCGTGTTTTGGAACAACTGTTGAGACGTGATGCGGCAAAAAATTAA
- a CDS encoding lysophospholipid acyltransferase family protein produces MVALIPHPLAKAIGRFLGARFYDWVPKERNRALQNFEQAYPDMTTAVRSGLVRDVFVNLGQNALELFEMLSYTTARIIRLVEGVEGAEHMQSALAKGKGVLCLTGHLGNWEILPVYMYHMGWPAAVVAQVLYDQRLDTLLNEFRGKHNVQVIKRSKVTSEIIRSLRRNMLLGILNDQDTGVDSRFAPFYGKPAKTPVGIFRLARKIGTPVVPVFITRQANGRHKIYIEPALDFQVSDNEEKDLQACALAGNLAIEKYVRLFPEQWVWFHRRWKSRPEGEADA; encoded by the coding sequence GTGGTGGCACTTATCCCCCATCCCTTGGCCAAAGCAATCGGCCGGTTTTTAGGCGCACGTTTTTACGACTGGGTCCCCAAGGAACGCAATCGGGCTTTGCAGAATTTCGAACAGGCTTATCCGGATATGACCACTGCGGTCCGGTCCGGCTTGGTTAGAGATGTTTTCGTGAACCTGGGACAAAATGCCCTGGAATTGTTTGAAATGCTCTCTTACACCACGGCCAGGATTATCCGGCTGGTGGAAGGGGTGGAGGGTGCGGAACATATGCAAAGCGCGCTGGCCAAAGGTAAAGGTGTTTTGTGTCTGACCGGTCATCTGGGCAATTGGGAAATTTTACCGGTTTATATGTATCATATGGGATGGCCGGCCGCAGTGGTTGCGCAGGTGCTGTATGATCAGCGGTTGGATACACTTTTAAATGAATTTCGCGGAAAACATAACGTCCAGGTCATCAAACGCAGCAAAGTAACCAGTGAAATTATCCGTAGTCTGCGGCGCAATATGTTGCTGGGAATTTTAAATGATCAGGATACAGGCGTGGATTCCCGCTTTGCACCTTTTTACGGCAAACCGGCAAAAACACCGGTAGGCATATTTCGTCTGGCCAGGAAAATCGGGACGCCGGTCGTGCCGGTTTTTATCACACGCCAAGCCAATGGCCGGCATAAAATTTACATCGAACCGGCGTTGGATTTTCAAGTGAGTGATAATGAAGAAAAAGATTTGCAAGCCTGTGCACTTGCCGGGAATCTGGCAATTGAAAAATATGTCCGGCTTTTCCCGGAACAATGGGTTTGGTTTCATAGGCGGTGGAAAAGCCGTCCGGAAGGTGAGGCGGATGCCTGA
- the lptC gene encoding LPS export ABC transporter periplasmic protein LptC: MLCMLCIFAGCRQAPPAVRLAAITGHDEPTMLFEGFRMVSTKLQTIEWEFVARSAQIFEKINLAKAQDVKVVYWRQEKIMSTLTAERGVIETGTNNMRAEKNVVMVSHEGIRLYTDQLYWDHEHEKIYTDLPVRVVRETSVLTGVGLRSDSELKHIEVLSDVNIQIESVKDLENAVKEKNTGE, encoded by the coding sequence ATGCTATGTATGCTCTGTATTTTTGCCGGTTGCCGTCAGGCACCTCCGGCTGTGCGTTTGGCTGCCATTACAGGACACGATGAACCAACCATGCTCTTTGAAGGTTTTCGTATGGTCTCGACGAAGCTGCAAACAATTGAATGGGAGTTTGTGGCCCGGTCCGCCCAAATATTTGAAAAAATTAACTTGGCCAAAGCACAGGATGTCAAGGTGGTCTATTGGCGGCAAGAAAAGATTATGTCCACTTTGACTGCTGAGCGTGGCGTCATTGAGACCGGGACGAATAATATGCGGGCTGAAAAAAATGTTGTCATGGTTTCTCATGAAGGTATCCGTCTGTATACGGACCAATTATACTGGGACCATGAACATGAGAAAATTTATACGGATTTGCCGGTTAGGGTTGTGCGTGAAACCAGCGTTTTAACCGGTGTTGGTCTTCGCTCAGACAGCGAGCTCAAGCATATTGAGGTGCTTTCCGATGTGAATATTCAAATCGAATCAGTCAAAGATCTGGAGAATGCTGTGAAAGAAAAAAATACCGGGGAGTAA
- the lptC gene encoding LPS export ABC transporter periplasmic protein LptC, which produces MRINRFLPIITICLLMSACATQQIVELTKDTKVQIPRKKSQEKKVVQAKQERLQEPNLDQPARITSDRMQYREQGRVTVFKGKVCVNQVDAWLFSPYLEVRSEKGMAYARQGVRLIDHGRGVTATAREMDYNRDMTHVILRDTVAITSHDDAGETLKMYCDRMRWNENQDAAVADGHVIVHYKDTTATAHTMTYHRLKKMMVLSGEKAKQARHPRVLQGTNTITGELITMHIKDRVYEVEGSAKAIVLPESAQAKVTERKP; this is translated from the coding sequence ATGCGTATTAATCGTTTTTTACCCATAATTACCATCTGTTTATTGATGTCGGCCTGCGCGACCCAGCAGATCGTTGAGCTGACCAAAGATACCAAAGTTCAAATTCCCCGGAAAAAAAGCCAGGAAAAGAAGGTTGTCCAGGCGAAACAGGAACGGTTACAGGAACCGAATCTGGATCAGCCTGCCCGGATTACTTCCGACCGCATGCAATATCGTGAGCAAGGCCGGGTGACGGTTTTTAAGGGCAAGGTATGCGTGAATCAGGTGGATGCCTGGCTTTTTTCACCCTATTTGGAAGTGCGGTCTGAAAAGGGAATGGCGTATGCCCGTCAAGGTGTCCGGTTAATTGATCACGGCCGCGGGGTGACGGCAACCGCCCGGGAAATGGACTACAACCGTGATATGACCCATGTGATATTGCGCGATACAGTTGCGATTACGTCCCACGATGATGCGGGTGAAACCTTGAAAATGTATTGTGACCGTATGCGCTGGAATGAAAACCAGGACGCTGCTGTCGCGGACGGGCATGTGATTGTTCATTACAAGGATACGACAGCGACCGCCCATACGATGACCTATCACCGTCTGAAAAAGATGATGGTTTTGTCCGGTGAAAAAGCCAAACAAGCAAGACATCCCCGGGTTTTGCAGGGGACCAACACAATTACCGGTGAACTCATTACCATGCATATCAAGGATCGTGTGTATGAGGTGGAAGGGTCGGCCAAGGCCATTGTGCTTCCCGAATCCGCGCAGGCGAAGGTAACGGAGAGAAAACCATGA
- the lptB gene encoding LPS export ABC transporter ATP-binding protein, with product MTTKIAALKKELVGPHALLTDNLVKIYKKKRVVNEVNVEVKRGEIVGLLGPNGAGKTTTFYMVVGMIQPEMGRILLKNAENETIEITDQPMYKRARLGISYLSQESSVFRKLTVEENLLAILETQNLGKVEQGKRLTKLLEELNISHLRKQKAYTLSGGERRRLEITRALVIDPAFILLDEPFVGVDPIAVLDIQNIIRQLKKRGIGIMITDHNVRETLSITDRAYILYEGKILLSGSAKKLATSKKAKEIYLGEKFTL from the coding sequence ATGACAACCAAAATAGCGGCTTTGAAGAAAGAGTTGGTAGGACCGCATGCTTTACTGACGGATAATTTGGTTAAAATATATAAGAAAAAACGGGTGGTCAATGAAGTGAATGTGGAGGTGAAGCGCGGAGAAATTGTGGGTCTGCTAGGACCCAATGGCGCAGGCAAGACCACAACATTTTATATGGTGGTCGGTATGATTCAGCCGGAGATGGGAAGGATTTTGCTTAAAAATGCGGAGAATGAAACGATTGAGATTACGGATCAACCGATGTATAAACGTGCCCGCCTGGGGATTTCATATCTCTCGCAGGAGTCGTCTGTTTTTCGGAAATTGACGGTGGAGGAAAATCTTCTGGCTATTTTAGAAACCCAGAATCTGGGCAAAGTGGAGCAGGGAAAAAGGCTCACCAAACTCCTGGAAGAATTAAATATTTCCCATCTGCGTAAACAAAAGGCGTATACCTTGTCGGGCGGCGAGCGCCGCCGCTTGGAGATTACCCGTGCGCTGGTGATTGATCCTGCGTTTATTTTGCTGGATGAGCCCTTCGTGGGGGTTGATCCGATCGCGGTTTTGGATATCCAAAACATCATCCGGCAACTGAAAAAACGCGGGATTGGGATCATGATCACGGATCACAATGTGCGCGAAACGCTTTCCATTACCGACCGGGCCTATATTTTGTACGAGGGCAAGATTCTGCTTTCCGGGTCCGCCAAAAAACTGGCGACCAGCAAAAAAGCCAAAGAAATTTATCTGGGCGAAAAATTTACACTTTAA